From the genome of Amycolatopsis granulosa:
GCTGTCGCTCCTCACTTAATCTCGCGAGGAATATTCTTCCTCGCGAGACGTTGCACCGGCCGAACACCGGATCAGCAGGAGGCTGTCATGCAGTTCGGGATCTTCTCAGTCAGCGACGTGACCACGGACCCGACCACCGGCCGGACGCCGGACGACACCGAGCGCGTGCGGTCGATGCTGACCATCGCCCGGCACGCCGACGAGGCCGGGCTCGACGTGTTCGCCACCGGCGAGCACCACAACCCGCCGTTCGTCGCGTCCTCCCCCACCACGGTGCTCGGCTACCTGGCGGGCGTCACCAAGGACATCGTCCTGTCCACCTCGACCACCCTGATCACCACGAACGACCCCGTGAAGATCGCCGAGGACTACGCGATGCTGCAAGTCATCTCGAACGGGCGGATGGACCTGATGATGGGCCGCGGCAACACCGGCCCGGTCTACCCGTGGTTCGGCCAGGACATCCGGCAGGGCATCCCGCTCGCGATCGAGAACTACGCGCTGCTGCGCCGCCTGTGGGAGGAGGACGTGGTCGACTGGGAGGGGAACTTCCGCACGCCGCTGCGCGGGTTCACCGCCACTCCGCGCCCGCTCGACGGGGTGCCGCCGTTCGTCTGGCACGGCTCGATCCGCAGCCCGGAGATCGCCGAGCAGGCCGCCTACTACGGGGACGGCTTCTTCCACAACAACATCTTCTGGCCGATGTCGCACACCAAGAAGATGGTGCACTTCTACCGCCAGCGGTTCGAGCACTACGGCCACGGGCCGGCCGACACCGCGATCGTCGGCCTGGGCGGGCAGGTGTTCATGCGCCGCAACTCGCAGGACGCCTGGAACGAGTTCCGCCCGTACTTCGACAACGCCCCGGTCTACGGCCACGGCCCGTCCATGGAGGAGTTCACCGCGACGACCCCGCTGACCGTCGGCAGCCCGCAGCAGGTGATCGACCGGTACGCCACGATGCGCGAGCACGTCGGCGACTACCAGCGGCAGCTGTTCCTCGTCGACCACGCCGGCCTGCCGCTCAAGACGGTGCTGGAGCAGATCGACCTGCTCGCCGGCGAGGTCGTGCCGGTGCTGCGCAAGGAGATGGAGGCCCTGCGGCCGCAGCACGTGCCGGCCAACCCGCCGAGCCACGCCGACCGCGTCGCGGCGGCGCGCGCGAAGGCCGCCGAGCAGGCTGCCGGGCAGGCGGGGGCCCCGGCCGCCGGCTGAGTGCCGCACCCGGCGGTGGCGACGCTCCGGTCTGGCGCGTCGCCACCGTCACGCCCTTCGGAAGGCCGCCCTACGCTGGATAACGGGCCGGTCAGCGCGCCGCGTGCCGACGGTGGCGGGCGGACACCGCCGCGGTGAGCAACTCCCCTGGCCGCGGCAGGCGGGCGATCGTCCTGCTGAACACGCTGCCCGGGCGGACGCGCCGGGGCACGCTGCCGTGCACCCGCCCGGGTTCGTCCACCGGGGTGTCCACATTGTCCACTCCGTTGTCCGGGCGGTCGTCGCGGAAGGCGCCGGCTCCCAGCCGGCGCACCGCGAGCAGCGTGTCGGTCAGGGCGGGCGAGAACCGCTGGCCGAAGTAGAACGCCAGCGCGGCCCCGCCGACCGGGATCTCCCGCCGCGGGTGCTCGGCGGCGAACACCACGTTCTCGGCCACGGTCTCCGGCGCGTAGACCGGCGGCGGCGGTTTCGGCAGCGCGCCCATCTTGCTGCGGGAGTGTTCGAAGAACGGCGTGTCGATCGCCGCGGGCAGGATCGTGGTCACCGCGATCTTCTCGCCCCGCTGGGCGAGCTCCATCCGCAGGCAGTCGTAGAACCCGCGCAGCGCGAACTTGCTCGCCGTGTAGGGCGCGTGCAGCGGCACCGACCGGACCCCCTCCACCGAGGCGATCCCGACGATCACCCCGCCCCCGGCACGCCGCAACGCGGGCAGAGCGGCCTTCGCCCCGTGCACCTGACCCAGGAAGTTCACCCGCATCACCCGGTCGAACTCCGCGTCGCTGATCTCCTCGACCTGACCGAACACGGCCACCGCCGCGGCGTTGACCCAGGTGTCGATCCGCCCGAACTCGCGCTCCGCGGCGGCCGCCAGCGCCCGGACCGCGCCGGGATCGGCCACGTCCGTCGGCACCGCGACGGCCTGGCCGCCGCCTTCCCGGATCTCGTGCACCAGCGAATCCAGGGCCGCCTCGCCCCGTGCCGCGCACACGACCCGGGCGCCGCGCCCAGCGAAGGCGAGCGCGGCGGCCCGCCCGATCCCGCTGGACGCACCCGCGATGACCACCACCTGCTCGGACACCGGTTTCGGCATGGCGTCTCCTTCCCTCCCCGGTCCGGTACCCGCGACGCGGCGGCGGCAACCCCTCCGGTCCACGCCCTCCCCGGCCCCTTGACTGAGTACTCACTCAGGAGCACGCTCGGCGGCGACCCGCGACGGCGCGGGAGAAGAGGAGACCGGCACATGGCGGGACGGGTAGCGGGCAAGGTCGCCCTGGTCACGGGTGCGGCCCGCGGTCAGGGCCGGGCGGACGCGGTGCGGCTGGCGCAGGAGGGCGCCGACGTGATCGTCGTGGACATCGCGGACACGCTGCCCAGCGTGACCTACTCCTCCCCCACTCTCGCGGACCTGGACGAGACCGCGAACCTGGTGGAGAAGACCGGGCGGCGGGTGATCCGGGTGCAGGCGGACGTACGGGACCTCGCGAAGCTGCGTACCGGCGTCGACGCCGCGGTGGCGGAGCTGGGCGGGCTCGACATCGTGGTGGCCAACGCCGGGATCTGCGTGCCGGCGATGTGGGACGAGGTGACCGAGGAGGTCTTCGACGACACCCTCGGCGTCAACGTGCGCGGGGTGTGGAACACGGTCATGGTGGGCGCGCCGCACCTGGTCGAGCGCGGCGGCGGGTCGATCATCCTGATCAGTTCGGCGGCCGGGATGAAGGTGCAGCCGTTCCTGGTGCCGTACACGACGAGCAAGTGGGCGGTGCGCGGGATGGCGAAGGCGTTCGCCGCCGAACTGGCGCGGCACAACATCCGCGTCAACAGCGTGCACCCCACCGGCGTGAACACCCCGATGGCCGGCGAGGCGATACATTCCGCGTTCGCCCGGGCGTTCGAGCGGGACCCGAAGCTGGCCGGGATGATGACGAACCTGTTGCCGGTGACCAGCACCGAGCCCGCGGACATCGCCGACACCGTGCTGTTCCTGGCGTCGGACGAGTCGAAGTACGTCACCGCGCACGAGCTCGCCCCGGACGCCGGCGTCACCGAGTTCTGACGGTTCCGGCTGACCCGGCTCGTGACCGCACACGCCTCCGCCGGCCGCGACCGGATCCTGGTCGCGGCCGAGGAGCTGTTCGCCGAACGCGGCTACGCCCGTACCTCCACGGCCCGCCTCGCCGCGGCGGCCGGGGTACCGCAGGGGCTGATCTTCTACCACTTCGGCACGAAGGAAGGGCTGCTGCTCGCCCTGATCCGGGAGCGGTCCACGCGGACCCTGGCCGACCTGGTACCGGCCGAGGTGCCGGCCGATCCGCGGGCCGCGGTGACCGAGCTGTGGCGGCGGCTGACGCGGCACCTGGGTGAGCAGACGCCGATGCACCGCATCGTGTTCCGGGAAAGCGAGCACCACCCCGAGCTGCGGGCCCGCGCCCGCGAGATCCACGACGGCATCGCCGACGCGATCACCGCCTACCTCGCGCGCGCGACCGGCCATCGCCGTCCGACCTCCCGCCACCACACCGCCGCAAGCATGCTGGTGGCCGCTTCCTCGGCCGGTTCGGTGCCGCCCGGCGTCCCGGCCCTGACCGCCAGGGCGGTGGCGGACCTGCTGCTCGACGGCCTCGGCCGGCCCGACCGGTGACGGCCGCGCGGACCGGCGGCCGCTGGCCGGCCTCGTGACCACCCCGGCCGGCTGATCCGGCCGCCGCCCTGGCGCGCTGCTCCTCCGGCTTAGCGCCGCCACCTCCCGGGTACACCCGATCGAGTGGTCGGGGTGGACGAGGAGGCGCGCATGACGAGCGGCACGGCAACTGGCAGAGCGTCCAGGGCGCGGCGCAGCACGGCAACGCAGGTGGCGGGACGGGTGGGCATGGCGTGCTGGGGGCTGGTGCACCTGGTCGTCGCCTACCTGGCGGTGCGCGTGGCGTTCGGCGACAGCGGCAAGGAGGCCGACCAGAAGGGCGCGCTGCAGGCGGTCGGATCCAGCACCGCCGGCCAGGCGGTGCTGTGGGTGCTGGCGCTCGGGCTGGTCGCGTTCGGGGTGTGGCAGTTCCTGATGGCCGCGGGCGGCTACCAGTGGCGGACGGACCAGGGCGCGCGGATCCGCAACCGGCTCGGGTCCGCGGCGCGCGGGCTCACGGTGCTCGTGCTGGCCTACACGGCGATCCGGATCGCCACGGGCAGCGGGTCGGCCTCGGGCAACCAGCCGCAGCAGGAGCTGAGTGCCCGGCTGCTCCGGTTGCCGGCCGGTCAGGCGCTGGTGGCCGTCGCCGGGGCGGTGGTGGTCGTGGTGGGGGTCGCCGCGGCCGTCAAGGGGGTCAAGCGCAGCTTCCGCCAGGACCTGGACCTGCCGCTGCGCGGCGGGACGTGGGTGGAGTGGCTGGGCTCGGCCGGGTACGTCGCCAAGGGCGTGGTGTACGTGATCATCGGCGGCCTGCTCGGCTACGCGGCCCTGCGGTCGGACGCCGGCCAGGCGGGCGGCGTGGACAAGGCGCTGCGCACGCTCGCGGCCCAGCCCTACGGCGTCGTGCTGCTGGTGATCGTGGCGGCCGGGCTGGCCGCCTTCGGTGTCTACAGCTTCGCCGCGGCGCGGGCGCACAAGAGCTGAGCGGTCTGGATAAGCTGGCGCCCGAGTCGGAGCGGCGAGAGGGGCGAGGGTGACCATCTGGACCGACGTGATCAACTACGTGCGCATCCGGTACGAGGTGCTCGAGGAGAGCACGGACTGGCTGCGGTTCCGGCTGGGCACCGAAGGCGGCCGCACGCAGCAGGCCACCGTGCACCACCTGTCCGATCTCGACGGGGCCGAGTGGGCCGAGATCTCCTCCGCCGTCGGCTGGGCCGACAAGATCGACCTGCGCCGCCTGCTGGAGCTGGCGGGTGGCCCGGGGGTGGGCGGGGCGGCGGTCGTGGACGGCGTCGCGCTGCTCAAGCACACGGTGCCGCTGAAGTCGCTGCAGCTGCGCGAGGAGTTCGAGCGGCCGCTGCTGTCGGTCGTCGCGCAGGCCGACGCGTTCGAGAAGGAACTCTCCAGCGGCGACGAGTTCTGAACCGGAGGTGGTCCCGCGGCAGCGGGACCACCTCGGCGGGTCAGGACAGCGGCACGGTCCAGGCGTCGTACTCGTAGAGCCAGTCGGCGTCGGTGGAGTCGCGCAGCCAGTCGTTGCCACGCGAACCCAGCTGGACGCGGCGGGTGCGGTCCAGCCGCGCGGCCTGGTACGCCTTCAGCGCCACCTCGGCGTCGGAGTACTCGGCCAGCGCGCGGGCCAGGACCACCGCGTCCTCCACGGCCATCCCCGCGCCCTGGGCCATGAACGGCATCATCGGGTGGCAGGCGTCGCCGAGCAGGGTGTGCCGCCCCGCCGACCAGGCCGGCAACGGGTCGCGCACGTAGAGGGCGGACTTGAGCACGCTGTCGCACGCGTCCAGCAACGCCCGCGCCTCCGGGTGGAACCCGGAATACACCGCGCGCAGCTCGGCCACATCACCGGGGGCGGTCCAGGACTCGGCACGCCACTCCTGCTGGGCGGTCGTGGCGAACACGAACACGTCCCGGCCACGGTTGAGCGGGAACGTGACGATCTGTGTGTCCGGGCGCGGTCCCCACCACTTGGTGAAGCAGTCCAGATTGGGCACGTCGACGCGCTCGGCCGGGACCACCGCGCGGTAGGCCACGACGCCGGTGAACTCGGGGCTCTCCGGCCCGAACAGGGCCGTGCGCACCACCGAATGGATACCGTCGGCCCCGACCACGACATCCGGCTGGAACTCCGTGCCGTCCGCGAAGGACAGCCGGGTGCGGTCCTGGTTGGACAGTCCGGCCAGCTTGCTGCCCAGCCTGACGACGCCGCCCGGCAGCGCTTCCGCGAGTGCGGCGAGCAGGTCGGCCCGGTGCATGGTCAGCTGGGGCGAGCCGTACCGCCGTTCGGCCACCCCCGCCATCGGCAGCCGGGAGGTCTCCGCACCGGTGTCCCAGGTCCGGCTGATCCGGTAGCGGGGCCGCGCCGCGGTCTCCCGCAACCGCTCCCCCACGCCCAGACCGTCCAGCGCGCGTACCGCGTTGGGGGTGAGGTTGATGTCGGCGCCTACTCGGCCGAACGCCGGTGCCTGTTCGAAGACGACGGCCTCGATGCCGACGCGGCGCAACGCGATGGCCGCGGCGAGACCACCGATGCCGCCGCCGACGATGCCGACCGTGCCCGGTGCGGGCGTGCTCATGACGGTCCTCCTTGGACTGCTCGGGGGGCCAGCTGGGTGAGGTCGTGCCCCACCACGATGCGGCCGGAGTAGTGCGGCCGGACCCGGCGGGTCCAGGCCTCGTCGCTCAGGTGGCGGGGATCGGCGGGGCCGACGTGGCTCAGGGCCACGCAGCGTGCGCCCGCGGCGGTGGCGAGCCGGCCCACGTCGGCGGGCGCGGTGTGCGAGGCGGCGAGGAAATCGAGCAGCTGGCCGGAGTAACCCAGTTCGCGGTAGAAGCCCGGTTCCATCGCCTCGTGCACCAGCAGGTCGGCGTCCGCGGCCAGCTCGCCCACCGCGTCGCTGCGTGCGGTGTCGCCGGAGAAGGCGACCACACCGTGCTCGGTCTCGAAGCGGAAACCCAGCGCGAGGTGCAGCGGCGGGTGCGGCACGGCGCGGGCGGTGACCCGCACCCGGTCGTCCTCGTGCACCAGCACCTCGCCGCCGGGAACGGCGAGTTCGTGCGTCCGCACCAGCTTCGCGAGCGGCGGCCGCGCGCTGGTCCGCTCGCGCACCGCGATGTCCTGTCCGAACCCGGACAGGCAGCCCGCCACCAGCCCGGAGATCCCGGCCGCGCCGCCCGGTTCGGGGCCCGGCCCGTAGACGTCGACCGGCGCGACGACACCCGCGTTGGCCGGGCCCCAGCCGAGCAGGAACAGCGGGAACAGGTCGACGACGTGGTCGGAGTGCAGGTGCGTGACGAACACGGCGGCCAGATCGCGCAGCGCCAGCCCGGACTGCGCGTACTTGCGGACGGTGCCGTAACCCGCGTCCACGAGGTACACGCGGTCGCCCACCACCACGGCGCTCGCGCAGCCCTGCCGGCCGGCGACCGGGTAAGGTCCGGCGGCCGTGCCCAGCAGGATCACCCGTAGCGGCGCCGGGCCGAGATCGCCGCGCAGGGTGACGGCGTCGGGCGGCACCGTCACGGCGAGACCTCCTCGAGCGCGCGGCCCGAGGTCTCCTCGGCGAACACGGCGGCGACGACCGTGCCGACCAGGGTGAGCGCGCCGATCAGCAGGAACACCGCGTCGAGGTGCGCGCCGCCGGCGTAGACGAGGCCGACCAGGATCGGCCCGGTGATCAGGCCGAGCCGGTTGAGCACGCCGCCCATGCTGCAGCCGAGCGCGCGGCTGCGGGTCGGGTACAGCTCCGGCGTGTAGAGGTAGAGGCTGATGTTGACGGCGAAGTTGAACAGCGCGGCCAGCGACGACAGCACGATGAGCTTCAGCGGGCTGTCCGCGCCGATCACGCCCAGCACGACCAGCATCGCGGTGGTGCCGCCGAGCCCGGCGGCCAGCACGACCCGGCGGCCCAGCCGGTCGACGACGAGCGCCGCGATGACGCAGCCGATGAGACCGGCGGCCGAGGTGGCGGTGCTGTACCACAGCGCCTGGCCGATCGACACGTGGAACACGCCCCGGTAGATGGTGGGCAGCCACGAGGTGATGCCGTAGTTGGCCAGGTAGCCGACGAACCACAACGTCCACAGCACGAGGGTGCGGCGCCGGTAGCGGCCGGTGAACAGCTCCCGCAGCCCGCCGCGGCGGACCGGTTCGGCGACCGCGGTGGCCGCGGGCGCGGGCGCGGGCAGTGGCTCGCCCGTCACGGCGGACACCCGTCGTTCGATGTCGGCCATCGTGGCGAGGGCCTGCTCGTGCCGTCCGCGTGCGGCGAGCCAGCGGGGTGACTCGGGCACCCGGCGCTGGAGCACGACCGCGACGAGACCCGGAACGGCCGCGCACACGTACAGCGTCGGCCAGCCCCAGTGCGGGATCACCCAGGCCGCCACGAGCGCACCGACGGTGAGCCCGGCCGGGAACACCACCTCGTAGAGCAGGACGAACCGGCCGCGCCGGCCGGCCCGGCTGATCTCGCTGATGTAGGCGGCCGCGGTGGGCACCTCGCCGCCGATCGCCAGGCCCTGGACGAAGCGCAGGACGAGGAACGGCAGCAGCGACGTGCACAGCGCCATGCCGAGGCTGCACAGCGCGGTCAGGGCGACGCACACCGAGATGACCCGGACCCGGCCGACCCGGTCGGCCACCCAGCCGGACGCGAACGCGCCGATGAGCATGCCGACCGAACCGATGGTCAGGGTCGCCGTCCCGGCACTCGTGGACATGTGCCACTCCCGGCTGATGACCGGCAGGGTGTAGGCGATGAGAAGCTGGTCGAAGGCCTCGAAGAACGTCACGATGCCGACGATCAGCCGGACGCCGATCTGCCATCTGGACATCGGCAGGCGCTCCAGCCGCGCCGCGATGTCACGCTGCGCGGTGCCGGGTGTGGCGGCGGTACTCATGTGGCCCTCCTTTGGACCTACGGCTACGCCGGAGCGTAGTCACAACTACGCCGTTCGGGTGATGAGCGGGATGGTTCGGGCAGCCGTCGCCGGGCTGCCCGGAGGCCGGCGTCGTCGCACGGCCCCGGATCGGTCAGTCGCGGGTGAGGCCGTGCATCGGCGAGGTCGGCGGGTAGGTGGGCAGCTGCGGCTTCTGCGCGCCGATGATCACCGCGAACAACGCGTCGGTCGCACCGATGTTGCGCAGGCTGCGCGGCACCCCGGCGGGCACCCGGATCAGATCCCGGTAGCCCAGCACCCGGCTGGCGGTCCTGGTGCCGTCCTCCACGTCGTGCACCGTCACCTCCAGCTCACCCTCCAGGACGAAGAACACCTCCTCCACGTCGTGGTGCGTGTGCTCCGGCCCCACCGCCCCCACCGGCAACCGCATGTTGGAAAACGTGAAGTGCTCCGAAGGCAGGATCCGGTTGTCCGTCTCGTGGTTACCGGTGGCACCCGACCCGATGTAGCGCACCTGCGCCCGGCGGAACTCCTCCCCCGCCTTGGCCTGGAAACCCAGCGTCTCCCAGTCCTCGAACCGCGACTCACGGGTCGCGATGCAGGAGTCGATCAGGTCCTCGAGGTGCTGATGCGAGGTTTGCGTTGTGGTCATCGCTGACACTCCTTTCAATGTCTTAGCTCTAAGAGAGCCAGCGATAAGGGTTGTAGCATCACGCCTGTGACCCACACAACCCCTTGACATCCAGATTTTCCGGCACCGCAGCGGATCAAGGCCGACCAGTCACACGGTCCCGGCACGTCCCACCACTTGCCAGGGGCAGAATCTTAGAAGTAAGCTAATGGCGCCAATGGGTCGCCATGCCCGTTCCCCGGGGAGGACGGCGTGGACCAGAGCCAGACACCCGAGAGCCCCGGTCCCCACCCGTGCAACAGCCCCGGGGAAAGCGGCCGGAGTGGTGCCGCGGCACGTGCAGCCCGGGGCCGGCGGCCGGGCCGCTTCTGCCGGCGCAGCGGCAACCGAGGCGAGCTACCCTTCCGGCTGGAACTCGGACACCTCGAGGGAGTGCTCGAGCTTGCTCAGCAGCTTCGCCAGCTGCGCGCGTTCGTTCTGGGTGAGTTTCGCCAGCATCCGGCGCTCGTTGGCGAAATGCGCCTCGACCACCTTGTCGGTCAGCGCCAGGCCTTCCGGTGTCAGTCCGATGTAGACGACGCGCCGGTCCTCGAGGTCCCGTTCCCGCCGGACGAGCCCCGCGGCCTCCAGCCGGTCGACCCGCTGGGTGATGCCACCGGTGGTCAGCAACGTGGTGTCCGCCAGATCCCCGGCGGTGCGGCGGTAGGGCTCCCCCGCCCGGCGCAGGGCGGTGAGGATGCCGAAGGCCGAGATCGAGACGTCGAAGCGACCCAGGACCCGCGTCAGCTGGTGCTGGTACCGGTCGAAGGCACGGTGCAACCGCCCGAACACCGCCAGTGGCGACGCATCGACCCCGGGGATCTCGCGGCGCCACTGCTCCAGCATCAGATCCACGGCGTCCGGGTGGGACACCTGTCGCCTGGCCATCGACTCACCCCCGGTGATTATTTCTCAGCTAAGCATATCAGCGCTAAACCAATCCACTGACCGGATGGGCGCGTACCCGGGACACACCGGGCCCTGCCGAGGGGCTACGGCGGGCCGGCGCGCCAGTCCCGGGACGGAGCGGTCCGCGCATCCCGGGCCGCCAGTCGCGGCCGGGCAGCAGCGGCCGAGGATCGTGGCCCCGGACGCCGACCTCAGCCGAGCCGGTCGGTCGCCGCGATGACCCTGGCCAGCGCGGCGTGCAGCTGCTCCAGTTCGGCGACCTCCATGCCGAGGGTCTCCACGACGCGGTAGGGAATCTTCTCGGCCTCGGCGCGCAGCGCGCGGCCGGCGTCGGTCAGATCGACCGTCAGCGCGCGCTCGTCGGAGCGGTTGCGCTCCCGGGTCAGGTATCCCAGCGCCTGCAGCCGCTTCAGCAGCGGCGACAGCGTGGCCGGCTCCGCGCGCAGTGTCGCGGCGAGGTCCTTCACCGACCGGGGCGCGCGGTCCCACAACGCGAGCAGCACCAGGTACTGCGGATGCGTGAGCCCGTACGGCTTGAGCAGCGGCCGGTAGACGCCGATGACGCTGCGGGAGGCGACCGACAACGCGAAGCAGACCTGCCGGTCCAGTGCGAGCGGGTCCTCGCCCAGGTCGATCTCGGTCATGTGACTCAGCCTACCTCCGCGCTGATAGTTAACGCACTAACGATTAGGGTACTGTGCACCAGGTGACCGAGCGCCGACGCCCCCACCCG
Proteins encoded in this window:
- a CDS encoding LLM class flavin-dependent oxidoreductase, producing MQFGIFSVSDVTTDPTTGRTPDDTERVRSMLTIARHADEAGLDVFATGEHHNPPFVASSPTTVLGYLAGVTKDIVLSTSTTLITTNDPVKIAEDYAMLQVISNGRMDLMMGRGNTGPVYPWFGQDIRQGIPLAIENYALLRRLWEEDVVDWEGNFRTPLRGFTATPRPLDGVPPFVWHGSIRSPEIAEQAAYYGDGFFHNNIFWPMSHTKKMVHFYRQRFEHYGHGPADTAIVGLGGQVFMRRNSQDAWNEFRPYFDNAPVYGHGPSMEEFTATTPLTVGSPQQVIDRYATMREHVGDYQRQLFLVDHAGLPLKTVLEQIDLLAGEVVPVLRKEMEALRPQHVPANPPSHADRVAAARAKAAEQAAGQAGAPAAG
- a CDS encoding SDR family oxidoreductase, whose translation is MPKPVSEQVVVIAGASSGIGRAAALAFAGRGARVVCAARGEAALDSLVHEIREGGGQAVAVPTDVADPGAVRALAAAAEREFGRIDTWVNAAAVAVFGQVEEISDAEFDRVMRVNFLGQVHGAKAALPALRRAGGGVIVGIASVEGVRSVPLHAPYTASKFALRGFYDCLRMELAQRGEKIAVTTILPAAIDTPFFEHSRSKMGALPKPPPPVYAPETVAENVVFAAEHPRREIPVGGAALAFYFGQRFSPALTDTLLAVRRLGAGAFRDDRPDNGVDNVDTPVDEPGRVHGSVPRRVRPGSVFSRTIARLPRPGELLTAAVSARHRRHAAR
- a CDS encoding mycofactocin-coupled SDR family oxidoreductase, yielding MAGRVAGKVALVTGAARGQGRADAVRLAQEGADVIVVDIADTLPSVTYSSPTLADLDETANLVEKTGRRVIRVQADVRDLAKLRTGVDAAVAELGGLDIVVANAGICVPAMWDEVTEEVFDDTLGVNVRGVWNTVMVGAPHLVERGGGSIILISSAAGMKVQPFLVPYTTSKWAVRGMAKAFAAELARHNIRVNSVHPTGVNTPMAGEAIHSAFARAFERDPKLAGMMTNLLPVTSTEPADIADTVLFLASDESKYVTAHELAPDAGVTEF
- a CDS encoding TetR family transcriptional regulator, with product MTAHASAGRDRILVAAEELFAERGYARTSTARLAAAAGVPQGLIFYHFGTKEGLLLALIRERSTRTLADLVPAEVPADPRAAVTELWRRLTRHLGEQTPMHRIVFRESEHHPELRARAREIHDGIADAITAYLARATGHRRPTSRHHTAASMLVAASSAGSVPPGVPALTARAVADLLLDGLGRPDR
- a CDS encoding DUF1206 domain-containing protein; the encoded protein is MTSGTATGRASRARRSTATQVAGRVGMACWGLVHLVVAYLAVRVAFGDSGKEADQKGALQAVGSSTAGQAVLWVLALGLVAFGVWQFLMAAGGYQWRTDQGARIRNRLGSAARGLTVLVLAYTAIRIATGSGSASGNQPQQELSARLLRLPAGQALVAVAGAVVVVVGVAAAVKGVKRSFRQDLDLPLRGGTWVEWLGSAGYVAKGVVYVIIGGLLGYAALRSDAGQAGGVDKALRTLAAQPYGVVLLVIVAAGLAAFGVYSFAAARAHKS
- a CDS encoding FAD-dependent monooxygenase; protein product: MSTPAPGTVGIVGGGIGGLAAAIALRRVGIEAVVFEQAPAFGRVGADINLTPNAVRALDGLGVGERLRETAARPRYRISRTWDTGAETSRLPMAGVAERRYGSPQLTMHRADLLAALAEALPGGVVRLGSKLAGLSNQDRTRLSFADGTEFQPDVVVGADGIHSVVRTALFGPESPEFTGVVAYRAVVPAERVDVPNLDCFTKWWGPRPDTQIVTFPLNRGRDVFVFATTAQQEWRAESWTAPGDVAELRAVYSGFHPEARALLDACDSVLKSALYVRDPLPAWSAGRHTLLGDACHPMMPFMAQGAGMAVEDAVVLARALAEYSDAEVALKAYQAARLDRTRRVQLGSRGNDWLRDSTDADWLYEYDAWTVPLS
- a CDS encoding MBL fold metallo-hydrolase; this translates as MTVPPDAVTLRGDLGPAPLRVILLGTAAGPYPVAGRQGCASAVVVGDRVYLVDAGYGTVRKYAQSGLALRDLAAVFVTHLHSDHVVDLFPLFLLGWGPANAGVVAPVDVYGPGPEPGGAAGISGLVAGCLSGFGQDIAVRERTSARPPLAKLVRTHELAVPGGEVLVHEDDRVRVTARAVPHPPLHLALGFRFETEHGVVAFSGDTARSDAVGELAADADLLVHEAMEPGFYRELGYSGQLLDFLAASHTAPADVGRLATAAGARCVALSHVGPADPRHLSDEAWTRRVRPHYSGRIVVGHDLTQLAPRAVQGGPS
- a CDS encoding MFS transporter, coding for MSTAATPGTAQRDIAARLERLPMSRWQIGVRLIVGIVTFFEAFDQLLIAYTLPVISREWHMSTSAGTATLTIGSVGMLIGAFASGWVADRVGRVRVISVCVALTALCSLGMALCTSLLPFLVLRFVQGLAIGGEVPTAAAYISEISRAGRRGRFVLLYEVVFPAGLTVGALVAAWVIPHWGWPTLYVCAAVPGLVAVVLQRRVPESPRWLAARGRHEQALATMADIERRVSAVTGEPLPAPAPAATAVAEPVRRGGLRELFTGRYRRRTLVLWTLWFVGYLANYGITSWLPTIYRGVFHVSIGQALWYSTATSAAGLIGCVIAALVVDRLGRRVVLAAGLGGTTAMLVVLGVIGADSPLKLIVLSSLAALFNFAVNISLYLYTPELYPTRSRALGCSMGGVLNRLGLITGPILVGLVYAGGAHLDAVFLLIGALTLVGTVVAAVFAEETSGRALEEVSP
- a CDS encoding cupin domain-containing protein codes for the protein MTTTQTSHQHLEDLIDSCIATRESRFEDWETLGFQAKAGEEFRRAQVRYIGSGATGNHETDNRILPSEHFTFSNMRLPVGAVGPEHTHHDVEEVFFVLEGELEVTVHDVEDGTRTASRVLGYRDLIRVPAGVPRSLRNIGATDALFAVIIGAQKPQLPTYPPTSPMHGLTRD
- a CDS encoding MarR family winged helix-turn-helix transcriptional regulator; translated protein: MARRQVSHPDAVDLMLEQWRREIPGVDASPLAVFGRLHRAFDRYQHQLTRVLGRFDVSISAFGILTALRRAGEPYRRTAGDLADTTLLTTGGITQRVDRLEAAGLVRRERDLEDRRVVYIGLTPEGLALTDKVVEAHFANERRMLAKLTQNERAQLAKLLSKLEHSLEVSEFQPEG
- a CDS encoding MarR family winged helix-turn-helix transcriptional regulator, producing MTEIDLGEDPLALDRQVCFALSVASRSVIGVYRPLLKPYGLTHPQYLVLLALWDRAPRSVKDLAATLRAEPATLSPLLKRLQALGYLTRERNRSDERALTVDLTDAGRALRAEAEKIPYRVVETLGMEVAELEQLHAALARVIAATDRLG